One genomic window of Planctomonas sp. JC2975 includes the following:
- a CDS encoding glycosyltransferase, protein MPPTVTALVVAHRGADHLTRSLDALAAQTRPVDSVVVIGVASDEATTAAASSASPGALLASKERIPFGAAIGLAARTLPPPTSDDEWLWFLAEDTAPEPDALERMIETVAVSPSVAVAGPKLVDWDAASVLRELGIAMTRFGATIVPVQDEFDQAQHDHTSDMMAVPAAGMLVRHTVWERLGGFDPALPVFDDGLDLCVRARLAGHRVVIVPTARMASAADDVSAPRRSPKGGRRRRQHRQRRAAQLHRRMAYAPAFALFLHWLSLVPLAVLRSLGLLLSKQPGSIGGEFAAAFATAFGGSRIGPARSAIKRVRTVKWSAIAPLRIPRSEVRRARAIQREASLTRVRGERRELNFFSGGGAWVVLAMAVMSIALFSPLLGWTQIGGGGLLPLNDVGALWSSLGYGWRDIGIGFVGAADPFNAVLAILGSLTFWQPSFAIELLWFAAMPLAALGAWFLSTRLTHRPVLRATFALVWALAPMLFDALQQGRPAAVIVHILLPWLFFAGTAAKRSWAAAATTGILAAAVLACAPILAPALFVIWLIGVILARRGTVRMLPIPIPAVALFLPLVVQQTLRGTPFSVLADPGLPLAGTDGHPLHIALGFADGNLGGWQSLAGLLGISGIAPSIVVPILVAPIGILALLALFLRGTIRATLCLVGALLGFATAILTLHLSLSASGSHAVPVYAGSALSLYWLGLIAAATMALVALGRFSIAPATVAVAFLAVAIAPLAIAMPLQTSAVGPSTTSALPAYATAQAQAKPRIGTLRLTPQTDGSLGAQLVHGTGQTLDDQSTLSATSRTLTTDEKQLAVLAGNLTSTSGLNASSLLKHFGVSFVLLETTAGEGVSPASATEVRAETALDGNALLTQVASTDGAVLWSVPGQRHQVPIPPDAGGWLRVLVFIGLGVVMGLTLLLALPTGRTERGNLGRPTAAEVLGMRPEKRRAPTKRSARWALDPAPTVDNAPAADTDAVNPSDPASASDDGGADEGDRRASAPEQDSGVDPDPDPDPDPDTDSGPDRRGDEGPASSERLDGADADAAPDDDTESERAVAEGHAGETDADQDEPSRASDPMVHEGAEGGGRAQ, encoded by the coding sequence ATGCCTCCGACTGTCACCGCTCTCGTCGTCGCGCACCGCGGCGCCGATCACCTGACCCGAAGCCTTGACGCACTCGCCGCGCAAACCCGGCCTGTCGACTCAGTGGTGGTGATCGGCGTGGCCTCCGACGAGGCGACAACCGCCGCCGCGTCGTCCGCCTCACCCGGCGCGCTGCTCGCGTCGAAGGAGAGGATCCCGTTCGGCGCTGCGATCGGCCTGGCAGCCCGCACGCTGCCGCCTCCGACGTCCGACGACGAATGGCTGTGGTTCCTCGCCGAGGACACGGCGCCGGAACCGGATGCCCTGGAACGGATGATCGAGACCGTTGCGGTCTCGCCGTCCGTGGCGGTGGCAGGCCCGAAGCTCGTGGACTGGGACGCGGCCTCCGTGCTGCGCGAGCTTGGCATCGCGATGACCAGATTCGGCGCGACGATCGTGCCCGTCCAGGACGAATTCGACCAGGCGCAGCACGACCACACGAGCGACATGATGGCTGTTCCCGCTGCCGGGATGCTGGTCCGGCACACGGTCTGGGAACGGCTCGGCGGATTCGACCCCGCGCTGCCCGTCTTCGACGACGGCCTCGACCTGTGCGTCAGAGCCCGTCTTGCCGGACACCGTGTGGTGATCGTTCCGACCGCACGCATGGCATCCGCTGCAGATGACGTCAGCGCGCCGCGCCGCAGCCCGAAGGGCGGTCGTCGCCGACGTCAGCATCGGCAGAGGCGTGCCGCGCAGCTGCACAGGAGGATGGCGTACGCACCGGCATTCGCCCTGTTCCTCCACTGGCTGTCGCTGGTGCCGCTGGCGGTACTGCGTTCTCTCGGGCTGCTGCTGAGCAAGCAGCCGGGATCGATCGGCGGCGAGTTCGCCGCCGCGTTCGCGACCGCGTTCGGCGGCAGCCGGATCGGACCCGCTCGTTCCGCCATCAAACGAGTGCGAACGGTCAAGTGGAGCGCGATAGCGCCGCTGCGGATCCCGCGATCCGAGGTGAGGCGGGCACGTGCCATCCAACGCGAGGCGAGCCTGACCCGCGTGCGCGGCGAACGGCGGGAGCTGAACTTCTTCAGCGGCGGCGGCGCCTGGGTGGTGCTGGCCATGGCAGTCATGAGCATCGCGCTGTTCTCTCCGCTGCTCGGGTGGACGCAGATCGGCGGCGGCGGACTGCTGCCACTGAACGATGTGGGGGCCCTCTGGTCCAGTCTCGGATACGGCTGGCGCGACATCGGCATCGGCTTCGTGGGAGCCGCCGATCCGTTCAACGCCGTGCTCGCCATCCTGGGATCCCTCACGTTCTGGCAGCCATCGTTCGCGATCGAATTGCTCTGGTTCGCGGCCATGCCTCTTGCAGCACTCGGCGCGTGGTTCCTCTCCACCAGGCTCACGCACCGTCCCGTGCTGCGTGCCACCTTCGCGCTGGTCTGGGCTCTGGCGCCGATGCTGTTCGACGCGCTTCAGCAGGGGCGCCCGGCGGCGGTGATCGTGCACATCCTGCTGCCCTGGCTGTTCTTCGCGGGAACCGCTGCGAAGCGGTCGTGGGCGGCAGCGGCCACGACGGGCATCCTCGCCGCGGCGGTGTTGGCGTGCGCTCCGATTCTCGCGCCTGCGCTCTTCGTGATCTGGCTGATCGGCGTGATCCTCGCCCGGCGCGGGACAGTACGGATGCTGCCCATTCCGATCCCGGCCGTCGCGTTGTTCCTGCCGCTCGTCGTGCAGCAGACGCTGCGCGGCACGCCGTTCTCGGTTCTCGCCGACCCCGGACTGCCGCTGGCGGGCACGGACGGGCATCCGCTCCATATCGCACTCGGATTCGCGGACGGCAACCTCGGTGGATGGCAGTCGCTGGCCGGACTGCTGGGCATCAGCGGGATCGCGCCGTCGATCGTGGTGCCGATCCTCGTCGCGCCGATCGGGATCCTCGCCCTGCTGGCGTTGTTCCTGCGCGGGACCATCCGTGCGACGCTCTGCCTCGTCGGCGCGCTGCTCGGATTCGCCACGGCGATCCTCACGCTGCACCTCTCGTTGTCGGCGTCCGGATCGCACGCCGTGCCTGTGTACGCAGGCTCCGCACTGAGCCTCTACTGGCTCGGTCTGATCGCCGCGGCGACGATGGCGCTCGTCGCGCTCGGCCGCTTCTCCATCGCGCCGGCCACGGTCGCTGTGGCCTTCCTCGCGGTGGCCATTGCGCCGCTCGCGATCGCGATGCCGCTGCAGACATCGGCGGTTGGACCGTCCACCACGAGCGCCCTGCCCGCGTACGCGACGGCTCAGGCGCAGGCGAAGCCCCGCATCGGAACGCTGCGGCTCACGCCGCAGACCGATGGCTCGCTCGGTGCCCAGCTGGTGCACGGGACGGGTCAGACGCTCGACGACCAGAGCACCCTGAGCGCAACCAGCCGTACCCTCACGACGGACGAGAAGCAGCTCGCCGTACTGGCCGGCAACCTCACGTCGACGAGCGGTCTGAACGCATCGTCGCTGCTGAAGCATTTCGGTGTGTCATTCGTGCTGCTCGAGACGACAGCGGGGGAGGGTGTGTCGCCGGCATCGGCGACGGAGGTGCGGGCGGAGACCGCGCTGGACGGGAACGCGCTGCTGACGCAGGTGGCGTCCACCGATGGAGCCGTGCTGTGGAGTGTTCCAGGTCAGCGGCACCAGGTGCCCATCCCGCCGGATGCCGGCGGCTGGCTTCGGGTGCTCGTGTTCATCGGGCTCGGCGTCGTGATGGGCCTGACACTGCTGCTTGCGCTTCCGACCGGCCGAACGGAGCGTGGAAACCTCGGACGCCCGACGGCGGCCGAGGTGCTGGGCATGCGGCCCGAGAAGCGTCGCGCCCCGACGAAGCGGAGCGCCCGGTGGGCGCTGGATCCGGCGCCCACCGTCGACAACGCTCCCGCGGCGGACACGGATGCGGTGAACCCGTCCGATCCGGCTTCCGCCTCCGACGACGGTGGCGCCGACGAGGGAGACCGTCGCGCTTCGGCTCCCGAGCAGGACTCAGGAGTTGATCCCGATCCCGATCCGGATCCGGATCCTGACACCGATTCCGGCCCGGATCGCCGAGGAGACGAAGGGCCGGCGTCCTCCGAGCGCCTGGACGGTGCCGACGCCGACGCCGCACCTGACGACGACACCGAATCCGAGCGCGCTGTCGCCGAGGGCCACGCCGGCGAAACGGACGCCGATCAGGATGAGCCGAGTCGGGCATCCGATCCGATGGTGCACGAAGGTGCTGAAGGAGGCGGACGTGCCCAGTAA
- a CDS encoding DUF5719 family protein, which produces MPSKRAIARGSVRIVAGVIGTGVAVLAILGATLPWPSFSMVPPAHTVTPVPADQSRVCPGPLLDQTDASNATSLSSIGSPTVVTRATTSVAQRDLDTPSVQGGGSAPRVISTQAGDSGGHPLIAGGQSQKASESDIAGLAAAACGEATSDSWLVAGATTLGSTSLVLLSNPTAVQATVDLTVYTEAGRAEAPGARGLVVRADSQLVVPLAGIVPNVQASVVHVQATGGSVYPSLQQSSVQGLAPQGVELVGPTAEPAQQSIIPGMTVANIARVSGGADGAAAQLPTVRLLAPGTEAVHVTVTATSETTAGVVDTSRITLQGGTVREVPFSHLIDGSYTVRVSADGPVVAAARTVDAVAPASGDQSATAQAEAATQDFAWFVASAPLQQRALLAVPTGGSPTLHLVNDGKSSATVTITGKNGSAQRVSVAAGKGVAVPVSARGTYDLEGATGLRASVSLTADGASSSFALNPPGPMAQPIAVYPK; this is translated from the coding sequence GTGCCCAGTAAGCGCGCCATCGCACGAGGCAGCGTGCGCATCGTGGCCGGCGTCATCGGCACGGGCGTCGCGGTCCTCGCCATTCTCGGAGCCACGCTCCCGTGGCCGAGCTTCAGCATGGTTCCTCCTGCGCACACCGTCACACCCGTTCCGGCTGACCAGTCGCGTGTGTGTCCCGGCCCGCTGCTCGACCAGACAGACGCCAGCAACGCAACGTCCCTGTCGTCGATCGGATCGCCGACCGTCGTGACGCGCGCAACGACCTCGGTCGCGCAGCGCGACCTCGACACGCCGAGCGTGCAGGGAGGCGGCTCAGCGCCCAGAGTGATCAGCACGCAGGCCGGCGACTCGGGCGGGCATCCGCTGATCGCGGGCGGCCAGTCGCAGAAGGCGTCGGAGTCCGACATCGCGGGCCTCGCTGCTGCGGCCTGCGGTGAAGCGACCTCCGACAGCTGGCTCGTCGCGGGAGCCACGACCCTGGGTTCGACGAGTCTCGTGCTGCTGAGCAATCCGACGGCGGTGCAGGCGACGGTCGACCTCACGGTGTACACCGAGGCTGGACGCGCCGAGGCGCCCGGTGCGCGTGGCCTCGTCGTGCGGGCGGACTCGCAACTCGTGGTGCCACTGGCGGGGATCGTGCCGAACGTGCAGGCATCCGTCGTTCATGTGCAGGCGACGGGAGGCAGCGTGTATCCCTCGCTGCAGCAAAGCAGCGTGCAGGGCCTGGCACCGCAGGGCGTCGAGCTCGTCGGACCGACGGCCGAGCCGGCGCAGCAGTCCATCATCCCCGGGATGACCGTGGCCAACATCGCCCGGGTGAGCGGCGGTGCTGACGGGGCAGCAGCCCAGCTGCCGACCGTGCGACTGCTTGCGCCCGGCACGGAAGCCGTGCACGTCACTGTGACGGCGACCTCGGAGACGACGGCGGGCGTCGTGGACACGTCGCGCATCACGTTGCAAGGCGGGACGGTGCGCGAGGTGCCGTTCTCGCACCTCATCGACGGCTCGTACACGGTGCGCGTCTCGGCCGACGGACCCGTCGTCGCCGCTGCACGCACGGTGGATGCCGTTGCGCCGGCGAGCGGAGACCAGTCCGCGACCGCTCAGGCCGAGGCCGCGACGCAGGACTTCGCCTGGTTCGTGGCGTCGGCGCCGCTGCAGCAGCGTGCGCTGCTCGCGGTTCCGACTGGCGGGTCCCCGACGCTGCACCTCGTCAACGACGGAAAGTCGTCGGCGACCGTGACGATCACCGGCAAGAACGGCTCGGCCCAGCGCGTGTCCGTCGCCGCGGGCAAGGGGGTCGCGGTACCGGTGAGCGCCCGCGGCACCTACGACCTGGAAGGCGCGACCGGACTGCGTGCATCGGTGAGCCTGACCGCTGACGGGGCGTCGTCATCCTTCGCGCTCAACCCGCCAGGACCCATGGCGCAACCGATCGCCGTCTACCCGAAGTGA
- a CDS encoding metallopeptidase family protein — protein MPRSRPVRYASAVRRSDRHGRGARGPVTGPHLPLLQDRIDTFEMTVAATADYLKGVWPDELSDMRVQIAAAPSSALGVEEVGRWGVDHAHKAITLYRVPIERLAKLHRNDDLHRKLLVESCVFRAVAELMGRDPWDLAPGRFGHY, from the coding sequence ATGCCACGATCCCGACCCGTGCGGTACGCCAGCGCGGTGCGTCGCTCGGATCGCCATGGCCGGGGGGCCCGCGGCCCAGTCACCGGTCCGCACCTCCCGCTGCTGCAGGACAGGATCGACACCTTCGAGATGACCGTCGCGGCCACGGCCGACTACCTCAAGGGCGTCTGGCCGGACGAGCTCTCGGACATGCGCGTGCAGATCGCTGCGGCACCGTCATCCGCTCTCGGTGTCGAGGAGGTGGGACGCTGGGGCGTGGATCACGCGCACAAGGCGATCACGCTCTACCGGGTGCCGATCGAACGGCTGGCGAAGCTGCATCGCAACGACGACCTGCACCGCAAGCTCCTCGTGGAGAGCTGCGTGTTCCGTGCCGTCGCCGAGCTGATGGGCCGCGACCCATGGGACCTCGCCCCCGGCCGTTTCGGTCACTACTGA
- a CDS encoding DUF3499 family protein, with protein MKPRVCSKVACSREAVATLTYDYADSMVVLGPLSIAHEPHTYDLCAIHADRLSAPQGWQVVRHQVLGGLDSAPHGELL; from the coding sequence ATGAAGCCCCGTGTGTGCTCCAAGGTCGCGTGCTCGCGGGAAGCCGTGGCAACTCTGACGTACGACTACGCGGACTCGATGGTCGTGCTCGGGCCGCTCTCGATCGCCCACGAGCCGCACACCTATGATCTGTGCGCGATCCATGCCGACCGTCTGTCGGCACCGCAGGGCTGGCAGGTCGTTCGGCATCAGGTGCTCGGCGGGCTGGACAGCGCCCCGCACGGCGAACTGCTCTGA
- the ahcY gene encoding adenosylhomocysteinase encodes MTSLSTTQQTADPHPAQPFEYRVRDLGLAEAGRHQLRLAEQEMPGLMALRAEFGDAQPLAGARIAGSLHMTVQTAVLIETLVALGAQVRWASCNIFSTQDEAAAAVVVGPDGTVDDPQGVPVFAWKGETLEEYWWCTSRVFDWSAEAQAAGEAGTSDSDFTGPNQILDDGGDATLLVHLGTQFEGDGRVPDAARGDSHEYRVILDLLRASLAESADRWTRIGEGIVGVTEETTTGAHRLYELERDGKLLFTAINVNDSVTKSKFDNKYGIRHSLVDGLNRATDVLIGGKVAFVAGYGDVGKGAAEALRGQGARVIVSEIDPINALQAAMDGFQVSRLESVIGEVDILVSGTGNKDVVRLEHLLAMKHLAIVSNVGHFDNEIDMAALESLEGAERIEIKPQVHEWRLPNGRSVLVLSEGRLMNLGNATGHPSFVMSNSFTNQVLGQMELHNNLAAYPVGVYTLPKVLDEKVARLHLDALGVELTTLTPEQAAYIGVPVDGPYKSDQYRY; translated from the coding sequence ATGACTTCGCTCTCCACCACGCAGCAGACCGCCGACCCGCACCCGGCGCAGCCGTTCGAGTACCGCGTTCGCGATCTCGGCCTTGCAGAGGCCGGTCGTCACCAGTTGCGCCTGGCCGAACAGGAGATGCCCGGCCTGATGGCCCTGCGGGCTGAGTTCGGAGACGCCCAGCCGCTCGCCGGCGCTCGCATCGCCGGATCGCTGCACATGACGGTGCAGACGGCAGTGCTCATCGAAACGCTCGTCGCTCTGGGTGCACAGGTGCGCTGGGCGAGCTGCAACATCTTCTCGACGCAGGACGAGGCGGCGGCCGCGGTCGTCGTCGGCCCCGACGGCACCGTGGATGATCCTCAGGGCGTTCCGGTGTTCGCGTGGAAGGGCGAGACGCTAGAGGAGTACTGGTGGTGCACCTCCCGCGTGTTCGACTGGAGCGCCGAGGCGCAGGCGGCAGGCGAAGCCGGGACGTCAGATTCCGACTTCACCGGACCGAACCAGATCTTGGACGATGGCGGCGACGCCACGCTCCTCGTTCACCTCGGCACGCAGTTCGAAGGCGACGGACGGGTTCCGGATGCCGCACGGGGCGACTCGCACGAGTACCGCGTCATCCTCGACCTGCTGCGCGCGTCGCTGGCGGAATCCGCCGACCGCTGGACCCGCATCGGCGAAGGGATCGTCGGCGTCACCGAGGAGACCACGACGGGTGCGCACCGGCTGTACGAGCTGGAACGCGACGGCAAACTCCTCTTCACGGCGATCAACGTCAACGACTCGGTCACCAAGTCGAAGTTCGACAACAAGTACGGCATCCGGCACTCGCTCGTCGACGGACTGAACCGTGCAACGGACGTGCTCATCGGCGGCAAGGTGGCGTTCGTCGCTGGCTACGGCGATGTCGGCAAGGGAGCGGCAGAGGCGCTGCGCGGGCAGGGCGCTCGCGTGATCGTGAGCGAGATCGATCCGATCAATGCGCTGCAGGCCGCGATGGACGGATTCCAGGTCTCGCGCCTCGAGTCCGTGATCGGCGAGGTGGACATCCTCGTGTCCGGCACGGGCAACAAGGACGTCGTGCGCCTGGAGCACCTGCTGGCCATGAAGCACCTGGCGATCGTGTCGAACGTCGGACACTTCGACAACGAGATCGACATGGCCGCGCTGGAGTCCCTCGAGGGGGCGGAGCGCATCGAGATCAAGCCTCAGGTGCATGAGTGGCGCCTCCCGAACGGGCGCAGCGTGCTCGTGCTGAGCGAGGGACGCCTGATGAACCTCGGAAACGCGACGGGGCATCCGTCGTTCGTGATGAGCAACTCGTTCACGAACCAGGTGCTCGGCCAGATGGAACTGCACAACAATCTCGCTGCGTATCCGGTCGGCGTGTACACGCTGCCGAAGGTGCTGGACGAGAAGGTCGCGCGGTTGCACCTCGACGCGCTCGGAGTGGAGCTCACGACGCTCACGCCGGAGCAGGCGGCCTACATCGGCGTGCCCGTCGACGGCCCTTACAAGTCGGACCAGTACCGGTACTGA
- a CDS encoding siderophore-interacting protein, producing MSLVDTQADQATLDGAAEPLYRLFDATVLATERISPTFVRITFGGRGLDDLAWDGLDQRIKLLLPNAQGGYPSMRAKDPAWYAQWSALPDETRPPMRTYTIRDRRVGFAGVELDVDFALHAETAGPAAGWAAGAEAGMPLRLLGPNVRADGDRGAIGWIPPTTTRRFVIAGDETALPAMASILKSLPTDAATTVFAELPHRADLEALDAPTSVDVRFVARYGDPGESLADAVCAAFPRPTEPSPDTADVSSSVPAMPAGVEPEDVDIEAETLWEVPGTDPLTGGRITGDDRHASTYVWLAGEAAAIKRIRRHLVRDVGFDRQAVSFMGYWRRGRSEY from the coding sequence ATGTCGCTCGTTGACACGCAGGCGGACCAGGCCACGTTGGATGGCGCCGCCGAGCCGTTGTACCGCTTGTTCGACGCGACGGTGCTCGCCACTGAGCGCATCTCCCCCACCTTCGTGCGCATCACGTTCGGCGGTCGCGGGCTCGACGACCTCGCCTGGGACGGCCTCGACCAGCGCATCAAGCTCCTGCTGCCCAATGCCCAGGGCGGATATCCGTCCATGCGCGCGAAGGATCCCGCCTGGTACGCCCAGTGGTCAGCGCTCCCCGACGAGACGCGACCGCCGATGCGCACGTACACGATCCGGGACCGCCGCGTCGGCTTCGCAGGAGTCGAACTCGACGTCGACTTCGCGCTGCATGCCGAGACGGCCGGTCCGGCCGCCGGATGGGCCGCCGGCGCCGAAGCCGGCATGCCCCTACGCCTGTTGGGCCCCAACGTGAGGGCCGACGGCGACCGTGGCGCGATCGGCTGGATACCGCCGACCACCACGCGACGATTCGTGATCGCGGGCGACGAGACGGCGCTGCCGGCGATGGCGAGCATCCTGAAGTCGCTGCCGACGGATGCTGCAACCACCGTCTTCGCGGAACTCCCGCACCGTGCCGACCTGGAGGCGCTCGACGCTCCGACATCCGTCGACGTGCGGTTCGTCGCACGCTATGGCGATCCGGGCGAGTCGCTGGCGGATGCCGTCTGCGCCGCGTTCCCCCGCCCGACGGAACCGTCGCCTGACACGGCGGATGTCTCGTCCTCAGTACCCGCGATGCCCGCGGGCGTCGAGCCCGAAGACGTCGACATCGAGGCGGAGACACTGTGGGAGGTGCCGGGCACGGATCCTCTCACCGGCGGTCGCATCACCGGCGACGACAGGCACGCCTCAACGTATGTGTGGCTGGCCGGCGAGGCCGCTGCGATCAAGCGCATCCGCCGCCACCTCGTGCGCGACGTCGGATTCGACCGCCAGGCCGTCTCGTTCATGGGCTACTGGCGCCGCGGCCGCAGCGAGTACTGA
- a CDS encoding ABC transporter ATP-binding protein, with protein sequence MSQQRTTHTLAADHVTLAYDDRVVVDDLALQLPQQGVTMIVGANGCGKSTLLRALARLLTPAKGAVLLDGSDIRRTPTKAVARVVGLLPQSPVAPEGVTVAELVGRGRYPHQSWSRPWSARDDEAVAEALTSTGILELTNRRVEELSGGQRQRVWIAMALAQEPDILLLDEPTTYLDVAHQIDVLDLLVDLSHRGTAVVVVMHELNLATRYADHLIAMKDGSVVADGTPREIVTGDLVRDVFGLDAAIVDDPVSGTPLVIPIGRHRTGSSASFAAERAILEEEAADVAR encoded by the coding sequence GTGAGCCAGCAGCGCACGACCCACACGCTCGCCGCCGACCATGTCACGCTCGCGTACGACGATCGCGTCGTCGTCGACGATCTCGCTCTCCAGCTGCCGCAGCAGGGCGTCACGATGATCGTCGGGGCGAACGGATGCGGCAAGTCGACCCTCCTCAGGGCGTTGGCTCGCCTGTTGACGCCGGCCAAGGGTGCCGTCCTGCTGGACGGATCGGATATCCGCCGCACGCCGACCAAGGCCGTCGCCCGCGTCGTCGGTCTGCTGCCGCAGAGCCCCGTCGCACCGGAAGGCGTCACGGTGGCAGAGCTCGTGGGACGCGGACGGTATCCGCATCAGTCCTGGTCGCGCCCGTGGAGCGCTCGAGACGACGAGGCCGTCGCCGAGGCGCTGACGTCCACCGGCATCCTCGAACTGACGAACCGCCGGGTCGAAGAACTCTCCGGCGGACAGCGGCAGCGCGTGTGGATCGCGATGGCGCTCGCGCAGGAGCCGGACATCCTGCTCCTCGACGAGCCGACCACCTACCTCGATGTCGCCCACCAGATCGACGTGCTCGACCTGCTCGTCGACCTCAGCCACCGCGGAACGGCGGTCGTGGTCGTGATGCACGAGCTCAACCTGGCCACGCGTTACGCCGACCACCTCATCGCCATGAAGGACGGCTCTGTCGTGGCCGATGGCACGCCGCGCGAGATCGTGACCGGCGACCTCGTGCGCGACGTCTTCGGCCTCGATGCCGCCATCGTCGACGACCCGGTGTCCGGCACACCGCTCGTCATTCCGATCGGACGGCACCGCACGGGATCCTCCGCCTCCTTCGCCGCCGAGCGCGCAATCCTCGAAGAGGAGGCGGCCGATGTCGCTCGTTGA
- a CDS encoding iron ABC transporter permease, whose protein sequence is MSVTQANRAGGAASALEGSGLRRAVAGIRSARRVTARHDALVVTALALVVLVLVVLTLCIGATITPIGDVLRVLSGQTVPGASFTVGELRLPRALGGLLVGLAFGAAGCLFQSVLRNTLASPDVIGISSGAGLAAVVAIAVFGASGLVVSVAALGGALVTALLIFVLSAGRSTTGYRFVLIGIAIGTAAQAVIGYVITRSDIADAQQALVWLTGSLSRSLWDQLPAVAIALIVLLPFALFSGRTVDTLRLGDDTATALGARVQRDRVALVLLAVALIAVGTSLTGPVAFVAFLAGPIATRMLRSSRLLVPASALMGAAILLAGDFIGQHLIPGVTLPVGVVTGAIGAPYLLWLLARGGRRSAATGGVS, encoded by the coding sequence GTGAGCGTGACGCAGGCGAACCGGGCGGGTGGTGCGGCATCCGCGCTCGAGGGCAGCGGTCTTCGGCGAGCCGTGGCGGGCATCCGCTCGGCCAGGAGGGTCACCGCACGCCACGACGCACTCGTCGTGACGGCGCTGGCGCTCGTCGTGCTCGTACTCGTCGTCCTGACCCTCTGCATCGGCGCGACCATCACCCCGATCGGCGACGTGCTGCGGGTGCTCTCCGGCCAGACGGTGCCGGGAGCGAGCTTCACGGTCGGCGAGCTCCGCCTGCCCAGAGCGCTCGGAGGACTGCTCGTCGGGCTCGCCTTCGGCGCGGCCGGATGCCTGTTCCAGTCCGTCCTGCGCAACACCCTCGCGAGCCCCGACGTCATCGGCATCTCCTCGGGCGCAGGTCTGGCAGCGGTCGTCGCGATCGCGGTCTTCGGCGCTTCGGGACTCGTCGTCTCGGTCGCTGCGCTCGGTGGCGCCCTCGTCACAGCGCTCCTGATTTTCGTTCTCTCCGCCGGCCGCTCCACCACCGGATACCGCTTCGTACTCATCGGCATCGCCATCGGCACGGCAGCCCAGGCCGTGATCGGCTACGTCATCACGCGCTCGGACATCGCCGACGCGCAGCAGGCGCTCGTATGGCTCACCGGATCCCTCAGCCGAAGCCTCTGGGACCAGCTGCCCGCCGTGGCCATCGCGCTGATCGTGCTCCTACCGTTCGCACTGTTCTCCGGCCGCACCGTGGACACGCTGCGCCTCGGCGACGACACGGCGACAGCGCTCGGTGCACGGGTGCAGAGGGACCGCGTGGCGCTCGTCCTGCTGGCCGTCGCGCTCATCGCCGTCGGCACGTCGCTCACCGGACCCGTTGCGTTCGTCGCCTTCCTGGCCGGACCCATCGCGACCCGCATGCTGCGCTCCAGCCGCCTGCTCGTTCCTGCCTCCGCGCTGATGGGCGCCGCCATCCTTCTCGCCGGCGACTTCATCGGCCAGCACCTCATCCCGGGCGTCACGCTTCCCGTCGGCGTCGTCACCGGCGCGATCGGCGCCCCCTACCTGCTCTGGCTGCTCGCCCGCGGCGGCCGCCGGAGCGCCGCAACCGGAGGAGTCTCGTGA